From a single Apium graveolens cultivar Ventura chromosome 2, ASM990537v1, whole genome shotgun sequence genomic region:
- the LOC141704025 gene encoding uncharacterized protein LOC141704025 produces MTQLMRKGIKFEWNDDREKSFQELKKGLMSAPILVLPSGSGGFRVYSDASKRGLGCVLMQHGKVFFTHLGNLNLMRGSGGSITSLKVEPNLVSRVKEVQKNDTCLEAIRFEVVGGKQKHFCVDDEGVIWLGSKLCVPADPMIREEILKEAHSSSFSIHPGSTKMYGDLKKHFWWSGMNGYIAEFVGKYLTCQQVKIDHQRPSGLWQQLDIPCRAPSCWDEVGERVIEGPKLVRITNEKVEKVKKCLKEARSRQKSYANQHRKFGGFEPDDNVFLKVSPCKSVKHFGMKGKLSPRYVGPFDVMGKVGDLSYRVALPPQLSHVHNVFHVSVLRGYKYHPLHVVQYPLNKIRGIFLVRNKLRLS; encoded by the exons ATGACTCAACTAATGAGGAAGGGCATTAAATTTGAGTGGAATGATGATCGCgagaagagctttcaagagttgaagaaggGGTTGATGTCTGCTCCAATACTTGTGTTGCCATCAGGTAGTGGAGGTTTTCGGGTTTATAGTGATGCCTCTAAGAGAGGATTGGGGTGTGTTCTTATGCAACATGGGAAAGTGTTTTTTACGCATCTTGGCAACTTAAACCTTATGAG aggGTCAGGAGGTAGCATTACAAGTTTGAAAGTGGAACCAAATCTTGTTTCAAGGGTTAAGGAAGTTCAAAAGAATGATACATGTTTGGAAGCTATTAGATTTGAGGTGGTAGGTGGCAAGCAAAAACATTTTTGTGTTGATGATGAGGGTGTGATATGGTTGGGTAGTAAATTGTGTGTTCCTGCAGACCCGATGATTCgtgaggaaattttgaaggaggctcatagttcttcattcTCTATTCATCCAGGTTCCACTAAGATGTATGGAGATTTGAAGAAAcacttttggtggagtggaatgaaTGGATACATAGCTGAATTTGTGGGAAAATAtcttacatgtcaacaagtgaagatagaccatcaAAGGCCTAGTGGATTGTGGCAGCAGCTAGATATTCCA TGTAgggcaccatcttgttgggatgaggttgggGAGAGAGTCATTGAAGGGCCGAAGTTGGTTAGAATCACTAATGAGAAGGTAGAGAAAGTTAAAAAATGTTTGAAGGAAGCTCGATCTCGTCAAAAGAGTTACGCAAACCAACATAGGAAGTTTGGGGGATTTGAGCCAGATGATAATGTGTTCTTAAAGGTATCGCCTTGTAAAAGTGTGAAGCATTTTGGTATGAAGGGGAAGCttagtccgagatatgttggaccttttgatgtTATGGGGAAAGTTGGGGATTTGTCTTATAGAGTTGCGTTGCCACCACAGTtatctcatgtgcataatgtgtttcatgtgtcagtTTTGAGGGGTTACAAATATCATCCATTGCACGTAGTTCAGTATCCATTAAATAAGATTAGAGggatctttcttgtgaggaataagctgaggctatcttag